A single window of Malus sylvestris chromosome 5, drMalSylv7.2, whole genome shotgun sequence DNA harbors:
- the LOC126623033 gene encoding cysteine-rich receptor-like protein kinase 15 isoform X5, translating to MMRNMSTIPFLFLMSLIARSEAVRYFSHRCPDNTTFTPAEVYESDPESFQHNLRQLLQSLSSNATRTDTGFYTATVGRNSTEKAYGMFLCRGDVSTNVCKDCVAEAIMEAPQRCPDGKEVIIWYDECMVRYSNETLLFSMNSSLSAGLWDSRVNETGQSQYGQVVATSLHELTTETANNSKHFATKEAKVKGSNETVYSLAQCTPDLSASDCKRCLANATEEILRLSEMEFRGARWVYPSCNVWYNNTLFYAINWTHAQHPPTPEAPPPSTLLSNSRLPIGRKKHSSITTIVVVSVAIALLVISLVLVALGYCLPGRRERKKNDEALQLQQENGKQQDMRTAESLQFDLGTLETATNKFSEDNKLGEGGFGAVFKGMLINGQEIAVKRLSKSSGQGVQEFKNEVVLVAKLQHRNLVRLLGFCLEGEETLLVYEYVPNKSLDYFPFEHEKREQLDWLSRTMIIGGIARGILYLHEDSRLRVTHRDLKASNILLDSNMNPKISDFGMARMFGVDDQTEGNTKRIVGTYGYMAPEYAMEGLYSVKSDVFSFGVLLLEIITGRRNFLGFHHTNCGPTLIGYAWQLWNETKDLELMDSLLKDSCSPNEFLRYIHIGLLCVQEDANNRPTMSSVVHMLKSETISLSRPEKPAFFTGRYVDHHDQVRAQDCSANGLTISIDVPR from the exons ATGATGAGGAATATGTCTACGATCCCTTTTCTGTTTCTCATGAGTTTGATCGCTAGAAGTGAAGCAGTTCGTTACTTCAGCCATCGCTGCCCAGACAATACCACTTTCACCCCCGCCGAAGTATACGAATCCGACCCCGAGAGCTTCCAACATAATCTCCGTCAACTTCTCCAATCCCTTTCCTCGAACGCAACACGTACTGACACCGGATTTTACACTGCCACCGTTGGCCGAAACTCAACTGAAAAGGCATATGGGATGTTTCTATGTCGCGGTGATGTCTCTACCAACGTTTGCAAAGATTGCGTGGCCGAAGCAATCATGGAGGCACCACAACGCTGCCCAGATGGAAAAGAGGTTATCATATGGTACGACGAATGCATGGTACGCTACTCGAATGAGACATTACTTTTCTCCATGAACAGTTCGCTTTCAGCGGGCTTGTGGGACAGCAGGGTTAATGAAACAGGGCAAAGCCAATATGGCCAGGTAGTGGCAACTAGTTTGCATGAGCTAACCACTGAGACTGCCAATAACAGCAAACACTTTGCAACCAAAGAAGCCAAAGTTAAAGGGTCAAATGAGACGGTGTACAGCCTTGCGCAGTGCACGCCGGACCTCTCCGCTTCAGATTGCAAACGGTGTCTAGCAAATGCTACAGAAGAAATATTACGTCTATCGGAAATGGAATTCCGAGGGGCACGATGGGTATACCCCAGTTGTAATGTTTGGTACAATAATACCCTCTTTTACGCCATCAATTGGACCCACGCACAGCATCCTCCCACGCCAGAGGCTCCTCCTCCTAGTACTCTACTATCAAATTCGCGATTACCTATAG GAAGAAAGAAACACTCCTCTATAACTACCATTGTTGTTGTGAGTGTTGCAATTGCTCTTCTAGTTATCTCTCTGGTCCTTGTAGCATTGGGCTACTGCCTCCCGGgcagaagagaaagaaagaagaacgaTGAGGCTCTACAACTACAACAAGAAAATGGCAAACAGCAAG ATATGAGGACGGCTGAGTCCTTGCAATTTGATTTGGGAACTCTCGAAACTGCCACAAATAAGTTCTCCGAAGATAACAAGTTAGGCGAAGGTGGATTCGGTGCAGTTTTCAAG GGAATGCTTATTAATGGACAAGAAATAGCAGTAAAGAGGTTGTCAAAAAGCTCCGGACAAGGTGTACAAGAATTTAAGAACGAGGTTGTATTGGTAGCCAAGCTTCAACACAGAAATCTTGTCAGGCTTTTAGGATTTTGCCTGGAAGGAGAAGAAACCTTACTTGTTTATGAATACGTGCCCAACAAAAGCCTTGATTATTTTCCATTTG AACATGAAAAACGAGAACAACTAGATTGGTTGAGCCGCACCATGATAATTGGAGGAATTGCTCGAGGAATTTTATATCTCCATGAAGATTCGAGGCTTAGAGTTACACATCGTGATTTGAAAGCTAGCAACATTTTATTAGACAGCAACATGAATCCGAAAATATCAGATTTTGGGATGGCTAGAATGTTTGGAGTTGATGATCAAACTGAAGGAAATACCAAAAGAATTGTTGGCACTTA TGGTTACATGGCTCCAGAATATGCTATGGAAGGGTTGTATTCAGTAAAATCGGATGTCTTCAGCTTCGGAGTACTTTTGCTTGAGATCATAACGGGGAGAAGGAACTTTTTAGGCTTTCATCACACTAATTGTGGACCTACTCTTATAGGTTAT GCTTGGCAATTATGGAATGAAACGAAAGATTTGGAGTTGATGGATTCCTTGTTAAAAGATTCATGCAGTCCAAATGAATTTTTGAGGTACATCCACATTGGATTATTGTGTGTTCAAGAGGATGCAAACAACAGGCCGACCATGTCATCAGTTGTTCATATGTTAAAAAGTGAAACTATTAGTCTTTCCAGACCTGAGAAACCAGCCTTCTTTACAGGGAGATATGTTGATCACCATGATCAAGTGCGAGCTCAAGATTGCTCAGCCAATGGTTTGACGATTTCTATCGATGTTCCTCGTTGA
- the LOC126623033 gene encoding cysteine-rich receptor-like protein kinase 10 isoform X31, which yields MMRNMSTIPFLFLMSLIARSEAVRYFSHRCPDNTTFTPAEVYESDPESFQHNLRQLLQSLSSNATRTDTGFYTATVGRNSTEKAYGMFLCRGDVSTNVCKDCVAEAIMEAPQRCPDGKEVIIWYDECMVRYSNETLLFSMNSSLSAGLWDSRVNETGQSQYGQVVATSLHELTTETANNSKHFATKEAKVKGSNETVYSLAQCTPDLSASDCKRCLANATEEILRLSEMEFRGARWVYPSCNVWYNNTLFYAINWTHAQHPPTPEAPPPSTLLSNSRLPIGRKKHSSITTIVVVSVAIALLVISLVLVALGYCLPGRRERKKNDEALQLQQENGKQQDMRTAESLQFDLGTLETATNKFSEDNKLGEGGFGAVFKGMLINGQEIAVKRLSKSSGQGVQEFKNEVVLVAKLQHRNLVRLLGFCLEGEETLLVYEYVPNKSLDYFPFEHEKREQLDWLSRTMIIGGIARGILYLHEDSRLRVTHRDLKASNILLDSNMNPKISDFGMARMFGVDDQTEGNTKRIVGTYGYMAPEYAMEGLYSVKSDVFSFGVLLLEIITGRRNFLGFHHTNCGPTLIGYAWQLWNETKDLELMDSLLKDSCSPNEFLREIC from the exons ATGATGAGGAATATGTCTACGATCCCTTTTCTGTTTCTCATGAGTTTGATCGCTAGAAGTGAAGCAGTTCGTTACTTCAGCCATCGCTGCCCAGACAATACCACTTTCACCCCCGCCGAAGTATACGAATCCGACCCCGAGAGCTTCCAACATAATCTCCGTCAACTTCTCCAATCCCTTTCCTCGAACGCAACACGTACTGACACCGGATTTTACACTGCCACCGTTGGCCGAAACTCAACTGAAAAGGCATATGGGATGTTTCTATGTCGCGGTGATGTCTCTACCAACGTTTGCAAAGATTGCGTGGCCGAAGCAATCATGGAGGCACCACAACGCTGCCCAGATGGAAAAGAGGTTATCATATGGTACGACGAATGCATGGTACGCTACTCGAATGAGACATTACTTTTCTCCATGAACAGTTCGCTTTCAGCGGGCTTGTGGGACAGCAGGGTTAATGAAACAGGGCAAAGCCAATATGGCCAGGTAGTGGCAACTAGTTTGCATGAGCTAACCACTGAGACTGCCAATAACAGCAAACACTTTGCAACCAAAGAAGCCAAAGTTAAAGGGTCAAATGAGACGGTGTACAGCCTTGCGCAGTGCACGCCGGACCTCTCCGCTTCAGATTGCAAACGGTGTCTAGCAAATGCTACAGAAGAAATATTACGTCTATCGGAAATGGAATTCCGAGGGGCACGATGGGTATACCCCAGTTGTAATGTTTGGTACAATAATACCCTCTTTTACGCCATCAATTGGACCCACGCACAGCATCCTCCCACGCCAGAGGCTCCTCCTCCTAGTACTCTACTATCAAATTCGCGATTACCTATAG GAAGAAAGAAACACTCCTCTATAACTACCATTGTTGTTGTGAGTGTTGCAATTGCTCTTCTAGTTATCTCTCTGGTCCTTGTAGCATTGGGCTACTGCCTCCCGGgcagaagagaaagaaagaagaacgaTGAGGCTCTACAACTACAACAAGAAAATGGCAAACAGCAAG ATATGAGGACGGCTGAGTCCTTGCAATTTGATTTGGGAACTCTCGAAACTGCCACAAATAAGTTCTCCGAAGATAACAAGTTAGGCGAAGGTGGATTCGGTGCAGTTTTCAAG GGAATGCTTATTAATGGACAAGAAATAGCAGTAAAGAGGTTGTCAAAAAGCTCCGGACAAGGTGTACAAGAATTTAAGAACGAGGTTGTATTGGTAGCCAAGCTTCAACACAGAAATCTTGTCAGGCTTTTAGGATTTTGCCTGGAAGGAGAAGAAACCTTACTTGTTTATGAATACGTGCCCAACAAAAGCCTTGATTATTTTCCATTTG AACATGAAAAACGAGAACAACTAGATTGGTTGAGCCGCACCATGATAATTGGAGGAATTGCTCGAGGAATTTTATATCTCCATGAAGATTCGAGGCTTAGAGTTACACATCGTGATTTGAAAGCTAGCAACATTTTATTAGACAGCAACATGAATCCGAAAATATCAGATTTTGGGATGGCTAGAATGTTTGGAGTTGATGATCAAACTGAAGGAAATACCAAAAGAATTGTTGGCACTTA TGGTTACATGGCTCCAGAATATGCTATGGAAGGGTTGTATTCAGTAAAATCGGATGTCTTCAGCTTCGGAGTACTTTTGCTTGAGATCATAACGGGGAGAAGGAACTTTTTAGGCTTTCATCACACTAATTGTGGACCTACTCTTATAGGTTAT GCTTGGCAATTATGGAATGAAACGAAAGATTTGGAGTTGATGGATTCCTTGTTAAAAGATTCATGCAGTCCAAATGAATTTTTGAG